The Salvia splendens isolate huo1 unplaced genomic scaffold, SspV2 ctg62, whole genome shotgun sequence genome segment tAATTTTCTATCTTGCTCTCTAAAATGTAATGTGAACATGCGAGCTTacattcttgattttttttgttttttgttttttgtttttggggACAAATTTTTGATGAATGAATATGAGTATATTGGGCTTTTTGTAACATTCAAGAAAAGAAATATTTATTTGATGGAAAATCAGGTAGTGAAAATTTGGGTACAAGACCATGGAATATTTTCTCTTCTATATAGATAggcattttattttgttttgctCTGAATGCATTAAACACAATTTGTTGTAAAATCAACAtctttataaaaattgaaatggtAATAACATTATATCAATATTTCAAGTAATACGAAATTAGTCAACTACTAATACTTTTCTAGTAAGAAAAGgataaattttcaaataagATATCACTGGATACAAATACCTAGAAATTATAGGGGTGCCTCTGCAATTAAGATAAAGCTAAGAATAAGTTTCTTAATTTACAAATATGCCCTTTGTATatttacacacatatataggTCCTCGGACCTCGCAGTCAGCGAAGCTCCATTTTTCGACTGTGATTTTTGCCCTAATTTAGGGTACGTGTAGAGAAGTCGATCAATCTCGAATTTGCGTGGGATTCATAGTGTTTTTGCTGCATTTTCTTTGAGTATCGCGTGAAAAAAGATTTATTGTTagcattttatatatttttgcataaaaaagtagaagagaaATGAGTCGAAGCTTAGGGATTCCGGTGAAACTGCTGCACGAGGCGTCTGGGCATGTGGTGACGGTGGAGCTGAAGAGCGGAGAGCTCTACCGTGGAAGTATGATCGAGTGCGAGGACAACTGGAATTGCCAGCTCGAAAACATCACTTACACTGCCAAGGTGTGCACTGTTTTCCCTCTCTTTAATTTCcgacatttttaaatttttattgatGGAATTCTGTGTGTTTGATGTTGTTTGGATTTTGATATTTGTGGTTGCGATGTGCTTGTTGAGTTAAACCCTAATACCCTAATTAGATGATAAACCCTAGGAGGGAACTGGTAGTTGCATTTCTGTAATTTAGGTTGTTAGTCCCCCCATTTCAGAGAAATTTGAAGTGACTACTTTATCATTTTGTACCCTGATTTTAGGTGAGGGTTAATATGTATAGTTAAGTGAATTTTCTAGTGGAGGAGTGTATTGACTGAGTTTACATGAAGATGTAGCTGAATAGCTGatgatacttttattttatcttgatAAAGGGCCTGTGCTGATTATATAAGTCAAGTGATGATGTTTGGATATCGGAATATAAAAAAGATAGATACCATCAAATTCTTGCCTGGTTACAAAATAATTGAGCAGTTTTTAAAACCTTAGATATCTTTGCAAATGCACTACAAAATATTGCGCGTGTATCACCTCACGGGGGGTTTTCATAATCATCTCTTGAATATGCAGATGCCCTCATATTTGCAGTTGTGGTTACCAAATACATTTCACTTATTTCAAATTGATGTTATTCAACCTATTGCAGGATGGGAAGGTCTCACAACTCGAGCATGTTTTCATTAGAGGCAGCAAAGTCAGGTGTGTACACCTTTTCCGAGTGGGTGAGTTTTGTTTGTGCCGAATAAGTTTGAACGATACTGTGGTTTGTTGCAGGTTCATGGTCATCCCAGATATGCTTAAGAACGCTCCCATGTTCAAGCGTTTGGAAGCTAGAATTAAGGTTCTCTATCTGTTGCAcctctctattttttcttcACATTGGCTTTTATATTCTTGATGTTGCTGATCATCTGTCTAATTATGAAGGGCAAGGGTTCATCTCTTGGAGTAGGACGTGGGCGTGCTGTTGCAATGCGAGCCAGAGTATGCACTTTCCTTTATGTTTTAAtgatatatagtactactatggAATATTT includes the following:
- the LOC121790779 gene encoding small nuclear ribonucleoprotein SmD3b-like translates to MSRSLGIPVKLLHEASGHVVTVELKSGELYRGSMIECEDNWNCQLENITYTAKDGKVSQLEHVFIRGSKVRFMVIPDMLKNAPMFKRLEARIKGKGSSLGVGRGRAVAMRARAQAAGRGAPPGRGSAPPVRR